The proteins below are encoded in one region of Phaseolus vulgaris cultivar G19833 chromosome 1, P. vulgaris v2.0, whole genome shotgun sequence:
- the LOC137814379 gene encoding uncharacterized protein: MSAFPNGSNSNLDNLLLQTMMGRLQLRAPINNPLVTQSLEDFLFNDLDEDDADEESFEGKSELAREEAKLEKEVIKIILSGNGESLLKPNSGQAVSVRDHHICVGFQDEEASGYRVWEWHGHIMAFDEEFGYNPEYIYGNYFQWFKPRPGGASAAVADPVVKKEEEEEEEEEEKQENQGLRELIDTKDSADARILHRNINAASPSLTGTR, translated from the exons ATGAGTGCGTTCCCCAACGGTTCCAACTCGAACCTGGACAACCTGCTCCTCCAGACCATGATGGGCAGGCTCCAGCTGCGAGCTCCGATCAACAACCCTTTGGTCACGCAGTCTCTCGAGGACTTCCTATTCAACGACCTCGACGAGGACGACGCGGACGAGGAGAGCTTCGAAGGGAAGTCGGAGCTGGCCAGAGAGGAGGCTAAACTGGAGAAGGAAGTGATCAAAATCATCCTCAGCGGCAACGGCGAATCCCTCTTGAAACCCAATTCCGGACAGGCGGTGTCGGTTCGGGACCATCACATATGCGTCGGGTTTCAAGACGAAGAGGCTTCTGGGTACCGCGTGTGGGAGTGGCACGGCCACATCATGGCTTTCGATGAGGAATTCGGTTATAATCCTGAGTATATATACGGTAATTACTTTCAGTGGTTTAAGCCTAGACCTGGTGGTGCTTCTGCTGCTGTTGCTGATCCTGTTGTCAAGaaagaggaggaagaggaggaggaggaggaggagaaaCAGGAGAACCAGGGTTTGAGGGAGTTGATTGATACCAAGGATTCCGCCGATGCTCGCATTCTTCACAGGAACATCAATGCTGCTTCTCCTAG CCTGACAGGTACAAGATAA